Proteins from a genomic interval of Niabella soli DSM 19437:
- a CDS encoding tetratricopeptide repeat-containing sensor histidine kinase, whose amino-acid sequence MRSFYITILFWSATALAQAQNSYTDSLKKALQRNTLPDSSRVELLLELGNTLYLSDQSAAAQYFLEVYRIGQINKSNYYKGEALSGLGNSYYEKSNYDSALYYYQRADSLYATDPSENARESKASNKASMGNIAVMQNNYETAMRYFMEGVRIMTQSNAGNKWKVIGNFYADIANVYHDMAQFEKALDYDLKALAAHKKQPDNLLLTGMLELYVASDYTSLKKKEAARSHLVQAESIATALHSSGFYYSLYNEWGRFYQKSAQRPKAVANFKQSLQYAKEKGSRFDIMNAYRMLGFAYRDMKDYAKSAIALKNALELTKALKNYRLEAELLKKLAWVETNLHNDHEAARYYQRYVQLSDSLNESDIQKKVNEIENKYQAKQRQDSILVLQKDNDIQQLALHKKRNLNIVLLTGLLLSGLMGALLYCNSRHRHYILKQNELLHTRRISELEKEHQLVAMQSVLKGQEEERGRLAKDLHDGVGGLLSGVKLSLSTMKGNVFLSEKNAMAVERVLEQLDQSITELRRVSHNMMPESLIKFGLGETIENYCAQINQNGPLRIRFQSYGLEQRLDESSEIIIYRILQELLNNILKHAGAREVLVQLIREAKRFDLTVEDDGKGFILDAAMAGNGAGLSNIRSRAAYLGGKLDIHTAPGQGTSIHIEIPLT is encoded by the coding sequence ATGCGCAGTTTTTATATAACGATCTTGTTTTGGAGCGCGACCGCTCTCGCACAGGCGCAAAACAGCTATACAGACAGCCTGAAGAAAGCATTGCAAAGAAATACGCTGCCGGATAGCAGTCGCGTGGAACTCCTGCTTGAATTGGGAAATACCCTTTACCTCTCCGACCAGTCGGCCGCAGCACAATACTTTTTGGAAGTGTACCGGATCGGGCAAATTAATAAAAGCAATTATTACAAAGGGGAAGCATTGAGCGGATTAGGCAACAGCTACTACGAAAAAAGCAACTATGACAGCGCGCTGTATTATTACCAGCGGGCAGACAGTCTTTATGCAACGGATCCCTCTGAAAACGCGAGGGAATCAAAAGCATCCAATAAAGCCAGTATGGGCAATATAGCAGTGATGCAAAATAATTATGAAACGGCCATGCGTTATTTTATGGAAGGGGTCCGTATTATGACCCAAAGCAATGCCGGTAACAAATGGAAGGTAATAGGTAATTTTTATGCAGATATTGCAAATGTTTATCACGACATGGCGCAGTTTGAAAAAGCGCTCGATTATGATTTAAAAGCGCTGGCAGCGCATAAAAAACAACCGGACAATTTATTACTCACGGGCATGCTTGAACTGTACGTAGCCAGCGATTATACCAGTTTAAAAAAAAAGGAAGCGGCCCGCTCGCACCTGGTGCAGGCGGAATCCATAGCAACAGCATTGCATTCCTCCGGCTTTTATTACAGCCTGTATAATGAGTGGGGAAGATTTTATCAAAAATCCGCCCAGCGGCCAAAAGCCGTTGCTAATTTTAAACAATCCCTGCAGTATGCAAAAGAGAAAGGCAGCAGGTTTGATATCATGAATGCTTACCGGATGCTGGGATTTGCTTACCGCGATATGAAGGATTATGCCAAAAGCGCTATTGCCTTAAAAAACGCTTTGGAACTGACTAAAGCATTAAAAAATTACAGGCTGGAGGCCGAGTTATTAAAAAAACTGGCATGGGTGGAAACGAACCTACATAACGATCATGAGGCGGCACGATATTACCAGCGATATGTGCAACTGAGTGACAGCCTGAATGAATCGGACATACAAAAAAAGGTCAATGAAATTGAGAACAAATACCAGGCTAAACAAAGGCAGGACAGTATTCTGGTGCTTCAAAAGGATAACGACATACAGCAACTGGCCCTGCACAAAAAAAGAAATTTAAATATTGTCTTATTGACTGGCCTGTTACTGTCAGGACTTATGGGTGCCCTCCTCTACTGTAACAGCCGGCACCGGCATTATATCCTGAAGCAAAATGAATTATTACATACCCGGCGCATCAGCGAGCTGGAAAAAGAGCACCAACTGGTTGCCATGCAGTCTGTATTAAAGGGCCAGGAAGAAGAACGGGGGCGGCTGGCTAAAGACCTGCACGATGGGGTGGGCGGTTTATTATCGGGCGTTAAATTATCATTATCCACCATGAAAGGAAACGTATTTTTATCTGAGAAAAATGCAATGGCAGTGGAACGGGTGCTGGAGCAACTGGATCAGTCCATTACCGAGCTGCGACGGGTGTCACATAATATGATGCCCGAATCGCTGATCAAATTCGGACTGGGCGAAACCATTGAAAATTATTGCGCGCAGATCAATCAAAATGGTCCGCTCCGGATCCGTTTTCAATCGTACGGACTGGAGCAGCGCCTGGATGAAAGCAGCGAGATCATCATTTACCGGATCCTCCAGGAACTGCTCAACAATATCCTGAAGCATGCGGGTGCCCGTGAAGTGCTGGTGCAACTGATCCGCGAGGCGAAACGCTTTGACCTCACTGTAGAAGATGATGGCAAAGGTTTTATCCTCGATGCCGCAATGGCCGGCAACGGCGCGGGTTTATCCAATATCCGGTCGCGGGCAGCCTACCTGGGTGGCAAGCTGGATATCCATACAGCACCCGGTCAGGGCACATCTATTCATATTGAAATACCATTAACATGA
- a CDS encoding OmpA family protein, producing the protein MKQRLLILLFFFISASLHAQLWKRIGSEVKNRVADKIVRQSGNAAEKAVDKAENSAADAVKNSGTEKRASPVAESDVVTASGSPAPANYKNYDFVPGDKIIFQPDLSGEADAELPARFTIKAGTAEIQSFEGEKVLHLEPNARTAVEPLMRSDKYLPEQFTLEFDVLYENSEAYFKYVSSFRVGFSNQHDQNYYNGGLYAFVIDGVSRCSFGTAKGQDLPGALQQSFGTGNTWHHIAIYVRKNIGKAYIDGYRVCATNALPEGADKFYIKADRYGVRIKNLRLAAGGDDKYQKLVTDGKIITHILFDVNKSTIKPESMGTLNELVKLMKAHSDLKFEIDGHTDSDGNDDANMKLSQARADAVRAQLVEMGIEGSRLTAKGFGETKPIDSNATSEGKANNRRVEFIKM; encoded by the coding sequence ATGAAACAACGGTTACTGATACTGCTATTCTTTTTTATTTCGGCTTCCTTACACGCCCAGTTATGGAAGCGGATCGGCAGTGAAGTAAAAAACAGGGTAGCGGACAAAATAGTGCGGCAAAGCGGCAACGCCGCGGAAAAAGCAGTTGACAAGGCGGAAAATAGCGCCGCGGATGCTGTAAAAAATAGCGGCACCGAAAAACGGGCATCCCCCGTTGCGGAGAGCGATGTTGTTACGGCAAGTGGAAGTCCTGCTCCTGCAAATTATAAAAACTATGATTTTGTGCCGGGCGATAAAATTATCTTCCAGCCCGATCTGAGCGGCGAAGCGGATGCCGAGCTGCCGGCGCGGTTTACCATAAAAGCGGGTACGGCCGAAATACAATCTTTTGAAGGGGAGAAGGTGCTGCACCTGGAGCCCAACGCCAGAACGGCAGTGGAGCCGTTAATGCGTTCAGATAAATACCTCCCGGAGCAGTTTACCCTGGAGTTTGATGTGCTCTATGAAAACAGCGAGGCGTATTTTAAGTATGTGAGCAGCTTCAGGGTGGGCTTTAGCAATCAGCATGATCAGAATTATTACAACGGCGGGCTGTACGCATTTGTTATTGACGGCGTTTCCAGGTGCTCTTTTGGTACAGCAAAGGGACAAGATCTTCCCGGAGCCTTGCAGCAATCATTTGGCACCGGCAATACCTGGCACCATATAGCTATTTACGTGCGTAAAAATATTGGCAAGGCCTATATAGATGGTTACCGGGTATGCGCTACCAATGCGCTGCCGGAGGGCGCTGACAAGTTTTATATTAAGGCTGACCGCTACGGTGTCCGGATCAAAAACCTGCGCCTGGCGGCCGGTGGTGATGATAAATACCAGAAGCTGGTTACCGATGGAAAAATCATTACCCATATTTTATTTGACGTGAATAAATCAACGATCAAACCCGAATCCATGGGCACCTTAAATGAGTTGGTTAAACTGATGAAAGCGCACAGCGACCTGAAATTTGAAATAGATGGTCATACGGACAGCGATGGCAATGACGATGCCAATATGAAATTATCACAGGCCCGTGCAGATGCCGTAAGGGCACAACTGGTGGAAATGGGAATTGAGGGAAGCCGTCTGACGGCAAAAGGATTTGGCGAAACAAAACCGATCGACAGCAATGCCACCTCCGAAGGGAAAGCCAATAACCGCCGCGTAGAATTTATAAAAATGTAA
- a CDS encoding tetratricopeptide repeat protein, whose protein sequence is MVRNKFFKACIFLLLLHTAIQAQQPGSVHKLLEQQKKEIENDPDMDPAMKAKFLKMMNSKTTKNAENWMDKHPEEMQAAAQRDEKMTGLPAPDLKRLAALPAKPFTKAQMLQYVQTLNGKLKAAVKTEDRDQADGIIGQAQGNSGNLNAASVAAWYNGNPQAGLLLSAKAVALSADANAINNLSAMLNLSGYPEKAIPLLQYALQVDSLNTSLYNNLGEAWLQLGEKKKARQMFLSSVHYAPHNPEANNALGCLYEAEGDTKHAVSSFENSLKGAYNQNADEQLSKLKPDYDLPKLMQFHYKAPKYFDQWHIEVPGECMEVLQQDSMGKIHDAFREGLVKLSDEYVAMRRQAEEELDKERNALGDALVDAMDKVHPVKIAIAPFQLIAMKMQMKLGYNYRSSKDLIIKEYKKNYDQLIAGFNAAKKMLDDQFNAAKSKLVSDGEGGRNDEAELERLRKKYCGDSKKLADKTQYEAGQLHIEFKKKYRRLVLDYFNDRVYWAQQMSTFPATVNVEIYNAIDDFISELKYMSATTPYIDGGLCELSFADGKRLPPDAFDLKQKPDCPLSVNIAFLVGKLSLDCTSFSISGGEGIKLGYKKDFSNGQSTLSVGAGVSTQIGAGNVNAGISADQSIFITFNGDGQPCDVGMKTGISAGLNAGAVSAGDEAGYTVSMNSGFNFTHSGLGGSLNL, encoded by the coding sequence ATGGTAAGGAATAAATTTTTTAAGGCTTGTATTTTTCTGCTGCTATTGCATACGGCCATACAGGCGCAGCAACCCGGCAGCGTTCATAAATTGCTGGAGCAACAAAAGAAAGAAATTGAAAACGACCCGGACATGGATCCTGCAATGAAAGCGAAGTTCCTTAAAATGATGAACAGCAAAACCACGAAAAATGCAGAAAACTGGATGGATAAGCACCCGGAGGAAATGCAGGCAGCCGCGCAGCGCGATGAAAAAATGACCGGATTGCCGGCGCCGGATCTGAAGCGCCTGGCGGCGTTGCCGGCCAAACCCTTTACCAAAGCACAGATGCTGCAGTACGTACAGACGCTTAACGGAAAGCTTAAAGCGGCTGTCAAAACTGAAGACCGGGATCAGGCAGACGGGATCATAGGGCAGGCACAGGGCAACAGTGGGAACCTGAATGCAGCTTCCGTTGCAGCCTGGTATAACGGCAATCCCCAAGCGGGGCTGCTGTTGTCCGCAAAAGCAGTGGCCCTATCGGCCGATGCCAACGCGATCAATAATCTCAGCGCCATGCTGAACCTCAGCGGGTACCCGGAAAAAGCGATCCCGCTGCTGCAATATGCGCTACAGGTTGATTCGCTAAACACTTCCCTGTACAATAACCTGGGGGAGGCCTGGCTGCAGTTGGGCGAAAAAAAGAAAGCCCGCCAAATGTTCTTAAGCAGTGTTCATTATGCGCCCCATAACCCCGAAGCCAATAATGCACTGGGCTGTTTGTACGAAGCGGAAGGGGATACAAAGCATGCGGTTTCCAGTTTTGAAAATTCCCTGAAAGGCGCGTACAATCAAAATGCAGACGAGCAGTTATCGAAACTGAAACCGGATTATGATCTGCCCAAACTGATGCAATTCCATTATAAAGCGCCGAAATATTTTGATCAATGGCATATTGAAGTGCCGGGGGAATGTATGGAGGTACTGCAGCAGGACTCAATGGGGAAAATACACGATGCCTTCCGGGAAGGACTGGTAAAGCTATCTGATGAATATGTGGCAATGCGGCGGCAGGCAGAGGAAGAACTGGATAAGGAGCGAAACGCGTTGGGAGATGCGCTGGTGGACGCAATGGACAAAGTGCATCCTGTAAAAATTGCGATCGCCCCTTTCCAGTTAATAGCCATGAAGATGCAGATGAAACTGGGTTATAATTATCGAAGCAGTAAGGATCTTATCATTAAGGAGTATAAAAAAAATTATGACCAGTTGATTGCAGGTTTTAACGCCGCAAAAAAAATGCTGGATGATCAATTCAATGCGGCAAAATCAAAATTGGTATCTGATGGAGAAGGCGGCAGGAACGATGAAGCAGAGCTGGAGCGGCTTCGTAAAAAATATTGCGGGGATAGCAAGAAGCTTGCCGATAAAACACAGTACGAAGCGGGGCAATTGCATATCGAATTTAAAAAGAAATACCGCCGCCTGGTGCTTGATTATTTTAATGACCGTGTTTATTGGGCGCAGCAGATGTCTACCTTTCCCGCAACCGTAAATGTAGAAATTTACAATGCCATTGATGATTTTATTAGTGAGCTTAAGTATATGTCTGCTACTACTCCCTATATCGACGGCGGCTTGTGCGAATTGTCTTTTGCTGACGGCAAACGGCTGCCACCGGATGCATTTGATCTGAAGCAAAAACCGGATTGTCCGCTGTCTGTAAATATCGCTTTCCTGGTGGGTAAGCTCAGCCTCGATTGTACGTCCTTCAGCATCAGCGGCGGGGAAGGCATCAAACTGGGCTATAAAAAAGATTTTTCAAACGGGCAATCAACCCTGTCGGTTGGCGCAGGCGTATCAACCCAGATAGGTGCCGGCAATGTGAATGCGGGCATAAGCGCCGATCAAAGTATTTTTATAACGTTTAACGGCGATGGGCAGCCTTGTGATGTGGGAATGAAAACGGGGATAAGCGCGGGGCTGAATGCCGGGGCGGTCAGCGCAGGTGATGAAGCAGGGTATACCGTAAGCATGAATTCCGGGTTTAATTTCACCCATAGCGGATTGGGCGGTAGTCTGAATTTATAA